In Tessaracoccus flavus, the following are encoded in one genomic region:
- a CDS encoding multicopper oxidase family protein: MTALNRRHLLLGATGIAGAGLLSACTSPLNKPGTPAPGSGASRSYPAPSLAPAPGRSVVQQTLAPRPVTLDLGGLTAKTWAYDDSSMGVLRGTAGDLFRITVDNQLPASTSVHWHGVRLHHAADGVPGVTQDPIEPGTSFTYEFVAPDPGTFFFHPHSGVQLDRALYAPLIIDDPDEPGAYDDEWIVVLDDWTDGVGRGPDEIFEEFAAENGAVSMGMGHGNMRDMGHGASSPLGDAGDVEYPHYLINGRVPEAPATFEAKPGQRIRIRIINAASDTIFKLALGGHTMTVTHSDGFPVEPVDTAALYIAMGERYDVTVTLRDGTFPLAARPEGKTGTARAVVRTASGDAPSTDAPVPELDGDALLGTQLRAAAQARLPDGEPDDTFDVELNGQMDPYGWGINGRKFGDHEPLDVSPDRRVRMRMTNMTMMAHPMHIHGHTWGLPGSGGLRKDTVLLTPMQTIELDLITDNPGEWMLHCHNIYHAEVGMMTTMRYA; this comes from the coding sequence ATGACCGCTTTGAACCGCCGCCACCTGCTCCTCGGCGCCACGGGTATCGCCGGGGCGGGACTCCTGTCCGCCTGCACGAGCCCCTTGAACAAGCCCGGCACTCCAGCGCCCGGCTCCGGTGCCTCTCGCTCGTACCCGGCCCCTTCGCTCGCTCCGGCGCCGGGGCGTTCCGTCGTACAGCAGACGTTGGCGCCGCGGCCGGTCACGCTCGACCTCGGCGGCCTGACGGCGAAGACTTGGGCGTACGACGATTCGAGCATGGGTGTGCTGCGCGGTACGGCTGGAGACCTGTTCAGGATCACGGTCGACAACCAGTTGCCCGCATCGACCAGCGTGCACTGGCACGGCGTCCGGCTGCACCACGCCGCCGACGGTGTGCCGGGGGTGACGCAGGACCCCATCGAGCCCGGCACGAGCTTCACCTACGAGTTCGTGGCACCGGACCCCGGGACATTCTTCTTCCATCCGCACTCCGGCGTTCAACTCGACCGTGCCCTGTATGCACCCCTGATCATCGACGACCCCGACGAACCGGGGGCCTATGACGACGAGTGGATCGTGGTCCTCGACGATTGGACCGACGGCGTGGGCCGGGGCCCGGACGAGATCTTCGAGGAGTTCGCCGCGGAGAACGGCGCGGTCTCGATGGGCATGGGCCACGGGAACATGCGCGACATGGGGCACGGGGCATCCTCGCCCCTGGGGGATGCCGGGGACGTGGAATACCCGCACTACCTCATCAACGGACGCGTACCTGAAGCCCCCGCAACCTTCGAAGCCAAGCCGGGACAGCGCATCCGCATCAGGATCATCAACGCCGCCTCGGACACCATCTTCAAGCTGGCGTTGGGGGGCCACACCATGACCGTCACACATTCCGACGGATTCCCCGTCGAACCCGTCGATACCGCAGCCCTGTACATCGCAATGGGAGAGCGCTACGACGTGACGGTCACCCTGCGCGACGGGACCTTCCCGCTCGCGGCACGGCCCGAGGGCAAGACCGGGACCGCCCGCGCAGTCGTTCGGACGGCCTCGGGCGACGCGCCCTCGACGGATGCCCCAGTCCCGGAACTCGACGGCGACGCCCTGCTCGGTACGCAACTACGCGCCGCAGCGCAGGCGCGCCTGCCCGACGGCGAGCCCGACGACACCTTCGACGTGGAACTCAACGGTCAGATGGACCCCTACGGCTGGGGCATCAACGGCCGCAAGTTCGGCGACCACGAGCCACTCGACGTGAGTCCCGACCGGCGCGTCCGGATGCGAATGACCAACATGACCATGATGGCCCACCCCATGCACATCCACGGCCACACCTGGGGACTCCCGGGCAGCGGAGGCCTCCGCAAGGACACCGTGCTCCTGACCCCCATGCAGACCATCGAACTCGACCTCATCACCGACAACCCCGGCGAGTGGATGCTGCACTGCCACAACATCTACCACGCGGAAGTCGGGATGATGACGACGATGCGCTACGCCTGA
- a CDS encoding site-specific integrase, which produces MARAPRRLPLGILLLPSGNYRVRYLGPDGKRYSKTFTHLQDARYWQASEQRLIDQDGWTPPEVRQRRQDSAALTVAEWAEQRILAWSTRSRSPIVGSTVEDYRRCLRLRIDGWLGDTPLTLVTAAIVRKWHEALPDTPTMNGKAYDLLKHLMNDAVNDELIAANPCRIVGAGKPRAKGAAEALSASDIGPYLEAVEEYYRPALAVGGLRSGEVRGLRRRDLDVEQGFIRVAGAIRREQVAEGEYKRDYTDTKTPAGKRVIYLPAAVLDYLRPWVQNHTFAPDELLFPARRTGKIMNETVLAAAHRRAARQIGRPTLTLHNLRATAATLTKQAGMTDREVQRRFGHTTAAMANLYQVPELEPDKSGAAMIDSLLQSRGHQARLPSDD; this is translated from the coding sequence ATGGCGCGTGCACCCCGCAGACTTCCGCTCGGAATCCTGCTCCTTCCGAGCGGGAACTACCGGGTTCGCTACCTCGGCCCCGACGGGAAGCGGTATTCCAAGACCTTCACCCACCTGCAGGACGCGAGGTATTGGCAGGCGTCCGAGCAGCGCCTCATCGATCAAGACGGCTGGACCCCGCCGGAGGTACGTCAGCGCCGACAGGACTCTGCAGCGCTCACCGTGGCCGAGTGGGCCGAGCAGCGCATCCTGGCATGGTCCACCCGATCGAGGTCGCCCATCGTCGGCAGCACCGTCGAGGACTACCGACGGTGCCTGCGTCTCCGGATCGACGGCTGGCTCGGGGACACACCCCTCACACTCGTCACTGCCGCGATCGTGCGCAAGTGGCACGAGGCTCTCCCGGACACACCGACCATGAACGGGAAGGCCTACGATCTCCTCAAGCACCTCATGAACGACGCCGTCAACGACGAGCTGATCGCGGCCAACCCGTGCCGCATCGTCGGAGCCGGCAAACCACGAGCCAAGGGGGCAGCTGAGGCGCTCAGCGCAAGCGATATTGGGCCGTACCTCGAAGCGGTGGAGGAATATTACCGCCCAGCCCTGGCAGTGGGTGGCCTCCGATCTGGGGAGGTACGTGGCCTGCGTCGGCGCGATCTCGACGTGGAACAGGGCTTCATCCGAGTCGCCGGGGCCATCCGACGGGAACAGGTGGCCGAGGGCGAGTACAAGCGCGACTACACAGACACCAAGACTCCGGCCGGGAAGCGCGTCATCTACCTACCCGCCGCAGTGCTGGACTACCTCCGGCCTTGGGTCCAGAACCACACTTTCGCACCCGACGAACTGCTCTTCCCGGCCCGCCGTACAGGCAAGATCATGAACGAGACGGTGCTGGCAGCAGCGCACCGGCGCGCTGCCAGGCAGATCGGCCGTCCGACGCTCACTCTGCACAATCTCCGGGCAACCGCTGCCACTCTCACAAAGCAAGCAGGCATGACTGACCGTGAGGTGCAACGCCGCTTTGGTCACACAACGGCGGCAATGGCTAACCTGTACCAAGTGCCCGAACTTGAGCCGGACAAGTCGGGTGCTGCCATGATCGATTCTCTGCTCCAGTCACGTGGGCATCAAGCCCGGCTCCCCAGTGACGACTGA
- a CDS encoding glycerol-3-phosphate dehydrogenase/oxidase, which yields MTHTALTPEQRSNSLSAMSTETFDVLVIGGGVTGAGIALDAASRGLRTAVIEAQDWAAGTSSRSSRLIHGGLRYLYNLDFKLVAEALTERGRLLTKIAPHLVEAQPFLWPLKQRVIERAYSAVGVGLYDVLAVAGAGGKKTVPIQRHLSKKGAMRRFPDVKPDALIGAIEFYDARVDDARMVIALVRTALQYGAEAASRVRVTEVTKGSNGRVDGVRATDLETGEELRINAKRIINATGVWTEETQDMAGGTGGLKVLASKGIHIVIPRDRIKAKSGMFLRTEKSVLFIIPWQHYWVIGTTDTAWHEQLKHPVPTSADIDYVLAHANEVLAKPLTRDDIIGTYAGLRPLLQPKVLDESKSTKVSREHTVTEVAPGMVAIAGGKYTTYRVMAEDAVDFALGEQLAKAKPSITADLPLLGAPGLEAMRNQAERLGAQYGFDADRMKHLLSRYGSELGELLESIDEDESLGKPLAAAPQFLRAEVHRACTVEGALHLEDIFIARVRLNSESRDRGGAAVDEVAEIAAKALGWDEARVAKEKENYRARIAAELAAEEQTTDEAASAERMKAEDIVG from the coding sequence ATGACCCATACGGCCTTGACGCCTGAACAACGCAGCAACTCTCTCTCCGCGATGTCGACCGAGACGTTCGACGTACTGGTGATCGGTGGCGGTGTCACCGGTGCGGGGATCGCCTTGGACGCCGCCTCGCGCGGCCTCCGGACCGCGGTCATCGAGGCCCAGGACTGGGCCGCCGGCACGTCGTCGCGCTCGTCGCGCCTCATCCACGGAGGGCTCCGGTACCTCTACAACCTCGACTTCAAGCTGGTGGCCGAAGCTCTCACCGAGCGCGGACGTCTGCTCACGAAGATCGCCCCCCACCTCGTCGAGGCCCAGCCGTTCCTGTGGCCGCTCAAGCAGCGCGTCATCGAGCGCGCCTACTCCGCGGTCGGCGTCGGTCTCTACGACGTGCTCGCGGTGGCCGGCGCGGGCGGCAAGAAGACCGTCCCGATCCAGCGGCACCTCTCGAAGAAGGGCGCCATGCGCCGCTTCCCCGACGTCAAGCCCGACGCCCTCATCGGCGCGATCGAGTTCTACGACGCCCGCGTCGACGACGCCCGCATGGTCATCGCGCTCGTCCGGACCGCGCTGCAGTACGGGGCGGAAGCCGCGAGCCGTGTGCGGGTGACCGAGGTCACCAAGGGCAGCAACGGCCGCGTCGACGGCGTTCGCGCCACCGACCTCGAGACCGGCGAGGAGCTGCGCATCAACGCCAAGCGCATCATCAACGCCACCGGCGTGTGGACCGAGGAGACACAGGACATGGCCGGCGGCACCGGCGGCCTGAAGGTGCTGGCCAGCAAGGGCATCCACATCGTCATTCCGCGTGACCGGATCAAGGCGAAGTCGGGCATGTTCCTGCGCACCGAGAAGTCGGTGCTCTTCATCATCCCGTGGCAGCACTACTGGGTGATCGGTACCACCGACACCGCCTGGCACGAGCAGCTCAAGCACCCGGTGCCCACCAGCGCCGACATCGACTACGTGCTCGCCCACGCCAACGAGGTGCTGGCCAAGCCCCTGACCCGCGACGACATCATCGGCACCTACGCGGGTCTGCGGCCCCTGCTGCAGCCGAAGGTGCTCGACGAGTCGAAGTCGACGAAGGTCTCCCGCGAGCACACCGTCACCGAAGTGGCGCCCGGCATGGTCGCCATCGCCGGTGGCAAGTACACCACCTACCGCGTGATGGCCGAGGACGCCGTCGACTTCGCCCTGGGCGAGCAGCTGGCCAAGGCCAAGCCGTCCATCACGGCCGACCTGCCGCTGCTGGGCGCACCCGGCCTCGAAGCGATGCGCAACCAGGCCGAGCGGCTGGGCGCCCAGTACGGCTTCGACGCCGACCGGATGAAGCACCTGCTGTCCCGCTACGGGTCGGAGCTCGGTGAACTGCTCGAGTCGATCGACGAGGACGAGAGCCTCGGCAAGCCGCTGGCCGCCGCGCCGCAGTTCCTGCGCGCTGAGGTGCACCGTGCGTGCACCGTCGAGGGTGCCCTCCACCTGGAGGACATCTTCATCGCCCGCGTCCGGCTGAACTCCGAGTCCCGCGACCGCGGTGGCGCGGCCGTCGACGAGGTGGCCGAGATCGCGGCCAAGGCGCTCGGCTGGGACGAGGCCCGCGTCGCCAAGGAGAAGGAGAACTACCGCGCCCGGATCGCGGCGGAACTCGCGGCCGAGGAGCAGACCACCGACGAGGCGGCCTCCGCGGAGCGCATGAAGGCCGAGGACATCGTCGGCTGA
- a CDS encoding sugar-binding transcriptional regulator has product MDRASDDLLTVARMYYVQSETMDAIAHHLGVSRSTVSRLLKEARERGLVRVSIVDPDRPMNRMAELFSKHFNVTAHLVHVRPGASSIFRLDQVARMAAGILSDTVEDGDTVGVAWGTTTSAVATHLRPRDLTGVTVIGLNGGANHQTTGLPYVGSILHRFATAFRGQEQLLALPAFFDDPATREAMWREQSTRHILTVRANCNVAIFGVGGLNSELQSHVYASNYLGADDLKHLREQNVVGDVCTVMLREDGSYRDLAINKRATGMTPAELQRIPRRICVVSGLSKASPVLGALRARVATDLVIDEETARAVLNLMKPGIRLN; this is encoded by the coding sequence ATGGATCGAGCCAGCGACGACCTGCTCACGGTGGCGCGGATGTATTACGTCCAGTCCGAAACCATGGACGCGATCGCGCACCACCTCGGGGTGTCCCGCTCGACGGTGTCGCGGCTCCTCAAGGAAGCCCGCGAACGTGGCCTGGTTCGCGTCAGCATCGTCGATCCCGACCGCCCCATGAACCGGATGGCCGAGCTGTTCTCCAAGCACTTCAACGTCACTGCGCACCTCGTCCACGTTCGCCCCGGGGCCAGTTCGATCTTCCGCCTCGATCAGGTGGCCCGGATGGCCGCCGGCATCCTCAGCGACACCGTCGAGGACGGCGACACCGTCGGGGTGGCCTGGGGGACGACGACGTCGGCCGTCGCAACCCACCTGCGCCCGAGGGATCTCACCGGTGTCACGGTGATAGGCCTCAATGGCGGCGCCAACCACCAGACGACGGGGCTCCCCTACGTCGGCAGCATCCTCCACCGCTTCGCGACAGCCTTCCGCGGGCAGGAGCAGTTGCTGGCGCTCCCCGCCTTCTTCGACGACCCCGCCACCCGCGAGGCCATGTGGCGCGAACAGAGCACCCGCCACATCCTCACCGTCCGGGCCAACTGCAACGTCGCCATTTTCGGCGTCGGCGGGCTCAACTCCGAGCTCCAGAGCCACGTCTACGCGTCGAACTACCTGGGCGCCGACGACCTGAAGCACTTGCGCGAGCAGAACGTCGTCGGGGATGTGTGCACGGTGATGCTCCGCGAGGACGGCAGCTACCGGGATCTGGCGATCAACAAGCGCGCCACGGGGATGACGCCGGCCGAACTGCAGCGCATCCCGAGGCGCATCTGCGTCGTCAGCGGGCTGTCGAAGGCTTCGCCCGTCCTGGGGGCCCTCCGGGCGCGGGTGGCGACTGATCTCGTCATCGACGAGGAGACCGCGCGCGCAGTGCTCAACCTCATGAAGCCAGGCATCAGGCTGAATTGA
- a CDS encoding enoyl-CoA hydratase/isomerase family protein, with product MSDQIVTEVAGSTARVTLNRPEVINALTEPMLTEMHEALVRWGDDDAITAVEFLGAGHRGFCAGADVRALAASVGSDPSWLRFLETEYALNILIADYPKPITTHLRGVTMGGGMGLGCHAARRIVYADTVMAMPETKIGFFPDVGIMHQLSRAGAVGRHIALTSATFTGGDAIRLGLADESADGDLPAPLFDDSAAWIEECYASDDPVEIARALESHPDEAAREAGRALRARSPSRCTSR from the coding sequence ATGTCCGACCAGATCGTTACCGAGGTTGCCGGCTCTACCGCCCGCGTCACCCTGAACCGACCCGAGGTCATCAACGCCCTCACCGAACCCATGCTGACCGAGATGCATGAGGCTCTCGTCCGCTGGGGCGACGACGACGCCATCACTGCCGTCGAGTTCCTGGGGGCTGGCCATCGCGGCTTCTGCGCCGGCGCCGACGTCCGGGCGTTGGCCGCGTCCGTCGGGTCCGACCCCTCGTGGCTGCGGTTCCTGGAGACCGAGTACGCCCTCAACATCCTGATCGCGGACTACCCCAAGCCGATCACCACGCACCTGCGCGGAGTGACGATGGGCGGCGGCATGGGGCTGGGCTGTCACGCGGCCCGGCGCATCGTGTACGCCGACACGGTGATGGCGATGCCCGAGACCAAGATCGGCTTCTTCCCCGACGTCGGCATCATGCACCAACTCTCCCGCGCCGGCGCCGTCGGGCGCCACATCGCGCTCACATCGGCCACCTTCACCGGCGGCGACGCCATCCGGCTCGGGCTCGCCGACGAATCCGCCGACGGCGACCTTCCCGCCCCCCTGTTCGACGACTCGGCGGCCTGGATCGAGGAGTGTTACGCCTCCGACGACCCCGTCGAGATCGCCCGGGCCCTGGAGAGTCACCCCGACGAGGCGGCCCGCGAGGCCGGCAGGGCCCTCCGCGCCCGCTCCCCTTCGCGGTGCACGTCACGCTGA
- a CDS encoding enoyl-CoA hydratase/isomerase family protein, whose amino-acid sequence MHVTLRALIRAQSLTLSEVLYQDLRLAESVIPVDFVEGVRALLVDKDNSPKWTHENLEAVPLDLVNAAFAY is encoded by the coding sequence GTGCACGTCACGCTGAGGGCGCTCATCCGTGCCCAATCCCTGACCCTGAGCGAGGTGCTCTACCAGGACCTGCGGCTCGCGGAGTCGGTCATCCCCGTCGACTTCGTCGAGGGGGTCCGCGCCCTGCTCGTCGACAAGGACAACTCCCCGAAGTGGACCCACGAGAACCTCGAGGCCGTCCCCCTCGACCTCGTCAATGCCGCCTTCGCCTACTGA
- the trxB gene encoding thioredoxin-disulfide reductase — MSADTIHDVIIVGSGPAGYTAAIYAARANLKPLVFEGAFDSGGALMNTTEVENYPGFPEGIQGPDLMTAMRSQAERFGASLITDDVTALDLTGEIKVVKDSEDVEYRGRSVILAMGSAYRKLGLPDEDRLSGRGVSYCATCDGAFFRDKPIAVVGGGDSAMEEATFLSRFGSKVVVVHRRDELRASKIMAERAMNDPKIEFAWNSAVSGINGANSVESITLTDTVTGETRDVEINGLFVAIGHDPRSDLVKDEVHLDANGYVLVEGRTTATNLPGVFACGDLVDHNYRQAITAAGSGCSAALDAERFLASLDD, encoded by the coding sequence ATGTCTGCTGACACCATCCACGACGTCATCATCGTCGGGTCCGGCCCCGCCGGCTACACCGCCGCCATCTACGCGGCGCGCGCCAACCTCAAGCCCCTCGTCTTCGAGGGCGCCTTCGATTCGGGCGGCGCACTGATGAACACCACCGAGGTGGAGAACTACCCCGGCTTCCCCGAGGGCATCCAGGGCCCCGACCTCATGACTGCCATGCGCTCCCAGGCCGAGCGGTTCGGCGCCAGCCTCATCACCGACGACGTGACCGCGCTCGACCTGACCGGCGAGATCAAGGTCGTCAAGGACTCCGAGGACGTCGAATACCGCGGCCGCTCGGTCATCCTCGCCATGGGCTCGGCCTACCGCAAGCTCGGCCTCCCGGACGAGGACCGGCTCTCCGGCCGCGGCGTGTCCTACTGCGCCACCTGCGACGGCGCGTTCTTCCGCGACAAGCCCATCGCCGTCGTCGGCGGCGGTGACTCCGCCATGGAAGAGGCCACCTTCCTCTCCCGCTTCGGCTCGAAGGTCGTCGTCGTGCACCGCCGCGACGAGCTGCGCGCCTCCAAGATCATGGCCGAGCGCGCCATGAACGACCCGAAGATCGAGTTCGCCTGGAACTCCGCCGTCAGCGGGATCAACGGCGCGAACAGCGTGGAGTCGATCACCCTGACCGACACTGTCACCGGCGAGACGCGCGACGTCGAGATCAACGGCCTCTTCGTCGCCATCGGGCATGACCCCCGCTCCGACCTGGTCAAGGATGAGGTGCACCTCGACGCCAACGGCTACGTCCTCGTCGAGGGACGAACCACCGCCACCAACCTGCCCGGCGTCTTCGCCTGCGGCGACCTCGTCGACCACAACTACCGCCAGGCCATCACCGCCGCCGGCAGCGGCTGCTCGGCGGCCCTCGACGCGGAGCGCTTCCTCGCCTCCCTCGACGACTGA
- the trxA gene encoding thioredoxin, producing MPVTAVTEKTFVDEVLMGEGLVIVDYWADWCAPCKQMSPIIDELAKEYPDVKFVKVDTNANPNLAAEQGVLSLPTLQFFTGGRVAKSLSGGKTKGALKKAIDELR from the coding sequence ATGCCAGTCACCGCTGTGACCGAGAAGACCTTCGTCGACGAAGTCCTGATGGGCGAAGGCCTCGTCATCGTCGACTACTGGGCCGACTGGTGCGCGCCCTGCAAGCAGATGTCACCCATCATCGACGAGCTGGCCAAGGAATACCCCGACGTGAAGTTCGTCAAGGTGGACACCAACGCCAACCCCAACCTCGCCGCGGAACAGGGTGTGCTGAGCCTCCCGACGTTGCAGTTCTTCACGGGCGGTCGGGTGGCGAAGTCGCTCTCCGGTGGCAAGACCAAGGGAGCGCTCAAA